The proteins below are encoded in one region of Campylobacter rectus:
- the pyrF gene encoding orotidine-5'-phosphate decarboxylase — protein sequence MKLCVALDLGSKQQCLQLAERLADFSDKIWLKVGLRAYLRDGAGFVGELKKLGNFKIFLDLKLYDIPNTMADAAEEIAKLGIDMINVHASSGKRAMTTVMERLDKLGSRPLVLAVSALTSFDQAEFSAVYEQNLSDAVRKFSVMSYEAGLDGMVCSAYESRLIKDATSANFITLCPGIRPFGESAADQKRVADLGVAREAEADFIVVGRPIYQSADPREICERILDQI from the coding sequence GTGAAGCTCTGCGTCGCGCTTGATCTGGGCTCGAAGCAGCAGTGTTTGCAGCTAGCGGAGCGGCTTGCGGACTTTTCGGATAAAATTTGGCTCAAAGTTGGGCTGCGAGCTTATTTGCGTGACGGAGCGGGATTTGTGGGGGAGCTAAAAAAGCTCGGAAATTTTAAAATTTTTCTCGATCTAAAGCTCTACGACATCCCAAATACGATGGCCGACGCCGCCGAGGAGATCGCAAAGCTTGGCATAGATATGATAAACGTGCATGCAAGCAGCGGCAAGCGCGCGATGACGACGGTGATGGAGCGACTGGACAAGCTCGGTTCGCGCCCGCTAGTGCTTGCGGTCTCTGCGCTAACGAGCTTTGATCAGGCGGAATTTAGCGCGGTTTACGAGCAAAATTTAAGCGACGCCGTGCGAAAATTTAGCGTGATGAGCTACGAAGCGGGGCTTGACGGCATGGTCTGCTCGGCATACGAGAGCCGCCTGATAAAGGACGCAACGAGCGCAAATTTTATCACGCTCTGCCCGGGCATACGGCCGTTTGGCGAGAGCGCAGCAGATCAAAAGCGAGTGGCGGATCTAGGCGTCGCGCGCGAGGCGGAAGCGGATTTTATCGTGGTCGGTCGGCCGATCTATCAAAGCGCCGATCCGCGCGAAATTTGCGAGCGAATTTTGGATCAAATTTAG
- the nusB gene encoding transcription antitermination factor NusB, giving the protein MATRHQVRQAVVSLLYAREMGSCSEEFVEEFLEEKKIRNDQRSLALSLFHGILEHADGLDALLNARLKEWKINEIGSIERAVLRLGAYEMKFTPTDKAVIINEGIELGKELGGDSAPKFINGVLDALKADL; this is encoded by the coding sequence ATGGCGACTCGTCATCAGGTTAGGCAGGCTGTCGTTTCGCTGCTCTACGCGCGCGAAATGGGTAGCTGCAGCGAGGAGTTCGTCGAGGAATTTTTAGAAGAAAAAAAGATCCGAAACGATCAGCGAAGCCTCGCGCTGTCGCTTTTTCACGGTATTTTGGAGCATGCAGATGGGCTTGACGCGCTACTAAACGCACGCCTAAAAGAGTGGAAGATAAACGAGATCGGCAGCATCGAGCGCGCAGTGCTGCGACTGGGGGCGTACGAGATGAAATTTACCCCGACCGACAAGGCCGTCATCATAAACGAGGGCATCGAGCTCGGCAAGGAGCTGGGCGGAGACTCGGCGCCGAAATTTATAAACGGCGTGCTAGACGCGTTAAAGGCAGATCTGTGA
- the ribH gene encoding 6,7-dimethyl-8-ribityllumazine synthase, whose amino-acid sequence MKIIEGNLALKGGEKIAIVGARFNHIITDRLVEGARDAFLRHGGDEKNLSLILVPGAFEIPMALEKALASGKFDAICCVGAVIRGSTPHFDYVSAETTKGIANVTLKYGKPVTFGVLTVDSIEQAIERAGSKAGNKGFEAMTGVIEMLSLYKNLEA is encoded by the coding sequence ATGAAAATAATTGAAGGAAATTTGGCTTTAAAAGGCGGCGAGAAGATCGCTATAGTGGGCGCGAGATTTAACCACATCATCACCGATAGGCTGGTGGAGGGTGCGAGGGACGCGTTTTTACGTCACGGCGGGGATGAGAAAAATTTGAGCCTCATTTTGGTGCCGGGCGCGTTTGAGATACCGATGGCGCTAGAAAAGGCGCTAGCAAGTGGTAAATTTGACGCTATTTGCTGCGTGGGAGCGGTGATCCGCGGCTCTACGCCTCACTTTGACTACGTTAGCGCCGAGACCACCAAGGGCATCGCAAATGTCACGCTAAAATACGGCAAACCGGTGACCTTTGGCGTGCTAACGGTAGATAGCATTGAGCAGGCCATCGAGAGAGCGGGCTCAAAGGCCGGGAATAAGGGCTTTGAGGCGATGACGGGCGTGATCGAGATGCTAAGCTTATATAAAAATTTGGAGGCGTAA
- a CDS encoding DMT family transporter gives MSHFVALLFAGACEVLGVLFLAKLKNAKGIKKAVNFTLVAFTFFCSLMLLRYSMRAIAMSVAYAIWTGIGAVGAVGVGMAFNKEKMSAQKAFYLFLITFSVIMLKII, from the coding sequence GTGAGTCACTTCGTAGCCTTGCTATTTGCGGGCGCTTGCGAGGTGCTAGGGGTGTTGTTTTTGGCTAAGCTTAAAAATGCAAAAGGTATCAAAAAGGCGGTAAATTTTACACTCGTAGCTTTTACGTTTTTTTGCTCGTTGATGCTACTTAGATACTCTATGCGAGCCATCGCGATGTCGGTCGCGTATGCGATCTGGACGGGCATCGGAGCGGTCGGAGCCGTGGGCGTCGGGATGGCGTTTAACAAAGAAAAAATGAGCGCGCAAAAAGCGTTTTATTTGTTTTTGATAACCTTTAGCGTGATAATGTTAAAAATAATTTAA
- a CDS encoding DMT family transporter: MSNKGFLYVMIGALAECGWAYGLKHASGGLENLATAGLVCVSFFMFMLAFKYLPTSVAYTLFVGFGAFFIVIAEIVSEYASGSEINLMRVFFIVMLVAGVLGLKRLKA, from the coding sequence ATGTCAAATAAAGGCTTTTTATACGTGATGATCGGTGCGCTGGCCGAGTGCGGCTGGGCGTATGGGCTAAAGCACGCAAGCGGCGGGTTAGAAAATTTAGCCACGGCAGGGCTGGTTTGCGTGAGCTTTTTTATGTTTATGCTCGCGTTTAAATACCTGCCTACGAGCGTCGCATACACGCTATTTGTAGGCTTTGGCGCGTTTTTTATCGTGATCGCCGAGATCGTAAGCGAATACGCGAGTGGCAGCGAGATAAATTTGATGCGGGTATTTTTCATAGTGATGCTGGTAGCGGGAGTGCTCGGACTAAAAAGGCTCAAAGCGTGA
- the kdsA gene encoding 3-deoxy-8-phosphooctulonate synthase has product MILIAGPCVIESEQLVFDVAKRLVKFNEDKRIDFYFKSSFDKANRTSISSFRGPGLEKGCEILAKVKKEFGFKILTDIHESYQAAPVGEVADVLQIPAFLCRQTDLLVAAAKTKAVVNIKKGQFLAASAMKHSVKKVLETRGVKGDGYEVAKQNGVWLTERGSTFGYGNLVVDMRNLVLMCEFAPVIFDATHSVQMPSALGEKSGGDARFVPYLARAAAAAGVDGFFYETHTNPCEALCDGPNMLNLDELDANIAQIFKIKDVLGDVK; this is encoded by the coding sequence ATGATACTAATAGCAGGGCCTTGCGTCATCGAGAGCGAGCAGCTCGTTTTCGACGTGGCAAAAAGGCTGGTTAAATTTAACGAAGATAAGCGGATAGATTTTTATTTTAAATCAAGCTTTGACAAGGCAAATCGCACGAGTATAAGCTCGTTTCGCGGGCCCGGACTTGAAAAAGGGTGCGAAATTTTAGCCAAGGTCAAAAAGGAATTCGGCTTTAAAATTTTAACCGATATCCACGAGAGCTACCAGGCCGCACCCGTAGGCGAAGTGGCCGACGTGCTGCAAATCCCGGCGTTTTTGTGCCGCCAGACCGATCTACTCGTGGCCGCGGCTAAGACAAAAGCCGTGGTAAATATCAAAAAAGGGCAGTTTTTGGCAGCCTCTGCGATGAAGCATTCAGTCAAAAAAGTGCTAGAAACTCGCGGCGTAAAGGGCGATGGATACGAGGTCGCTAAACAAAACGGCGTGTGGCTAACGGAGCGAGGCAGCACTTTTGGCTACGGAAATTTAGTCGTAGATATGCGAAATTTGGTGCTAATGTGCGAATTTGCGCCCGTGATTTTCGATGCTACTCACAGCGTGCAGATGCCAAGCGCTCTTGGCGAAAAAAGCGGCGGGGACGCGAGATTCGTGCCTTATCTAGCGCGAGCTGCGGCGGCTGCGGGCGTGGACGGATTTTTTTATGAGACGCATACTAATCCTTGCGAGGCGCTTTGCGACGGGCCGAATATGTTAAATTTAGACGAGCTAGACGCAAATATCGCTCAAATTTTTAAGATAAAAGACGTTCTTGGCGATGTCAAATAA
- a CDS encoding DMT family transporter: MHYNTPKFKGKILFRRYVLRHLGAYYMIIACMFFAAVGGFAKVLSEQMPSIEVVFFRNAVGLAIVLYAIYKRPPTHQKGGQLFVLMFRGFIGTIALFALFYNIAHINLGAAYTFQKTSPIFTAIFAAVFLKEALSKKGWGAIFLGFIGILFIIQPNLGISKTDWLGLGSGVGAALAMLSVRTLRKSYDTSVIVLSFMAWGTALPMLLMGLAEWARFEPLDFLLSPFVAPNFKGVILIVLMGLAGYFFQFYMTKAYAASKKAGSVAAISYMDVVFSLVVGFFMGDTLPNAAAFFGIMLVVISGIIVARER, from the coding sequence TTGCACTACAATACGCCCAAATTTAAAGGAAAAATTTTGTTTCGCAGATACGTTTTGCGCCATTTGGGCGCTTATTATATGATCATCGCGTGTATGTTTTTTGCCGCCGTCGGAGGCTTTGCGAAGGTTTTGAGCGAGCAGATGCCTAGTATCGAGGTCGTATTTTTCAGAAACGCCGTGGGCCTTGCTATCGTGCTTTACGCTATTTACAAAAGGCCGCCGACGCATCAAAAAGGCGGGCAGCTTTTCGTGCTGATGTTTCGCGGATTTATCGGTACGATCGCGCTTTTTGCTCTTTTTTACAACATCGCTCACATAAATTTAGGCGCGGCTTATACTTTTCAAAAAACCAGCCCCATTTTCACAGCGATTTTTGCGGCGGTTTTTTTAAAAGAAGCGCTTAGTAAAAAGGGCTGGGGCGCCATATTTTTGGGCTTTATCGGCATACTTTTTATCATCCAGCCAAATTTAGGCATCAGCAAAACCGACTGGCTGGGGCTTGGCAGCGGCGTTGGGGCGGCGCTTGCGATGCTTAGCGTCAGAACTCTGCGCAAAAGCTACGACACGAGCGTCATCGTGCTTAGCTTTATGGCGTGGGGAACGGCTCTGCCGATGCTTTTGATGGGGCTTGCCGAATGGGCCCGATTTGAGCCTCTAGATTTTTTGCTTTCGCCGTTTGTGGCGCCAAATTTTAAAGGCGTAATCCTCATCGTACTGATGGGACTTGCGGGCTATTTTTTTCAGTTTTATATGACCAAGGCGTATGCGGCGAGCAAAAAGGCCGGCTCTGTCGCCGCGATAAGCTACATGGACGTCGTGTTTTCGCTAGTAGTGGGCTTTTTTATGGGCGATACGCTACCTAATGCGGCGGCGTTTTTTGGTATAATGCTGGTCGTTATCAGCGGAATAATCGTAGCAAGGGAGAGATGA
- the der gene encoding ribosome biogenesis GTPase Der, which translates to MQKIILVGKPNVGKSSLFNRLAGRRIAITSDVSGTTRDTNKTIIEIYDKSCVLIDSGGLDDSSELFKNVKAKTLAEARSSDAIIFMVDGKMMPSDEDKALYYALLKLNLPTALVINKIDSKKDELRSYEFVNFGAKTSFAISVSHNAGIDELADWIYKQLKDEIRPDTGEDLDEFLENFGDDGEVVREMSAREDYERKNIQVGIIGRVNVGKSSLLNALVKESRAVVSDVAGTTIDPVNETFVYEDRIFEFVDTAGIRKRGKIEGIERYALNRTESALELADIALLVLDSSEPLTELDERIAGLAAKFELGVIIVLNKWDKSEEDFDKFSREIRDKFKFLAYAPIISVSALGGKRVHKIYPLILEVYKNYTQKIQTARLNEAIEEAVKAHPIPREKGKSVKIYYAVQFGFAPPKIALVMNRPRALHFSYKRYLTNKLREKFELPGTPIVLIPKNRSGSDEENEGKSE; encoded by the coding sequence TTGCAAAAGATAATTTTAGTCGGCAAGCCAAACGTCGGCAAAAGCTCGCTTTTTAACCGCCTAGCCGGCAGACGTATAGCCATCACCAGCGACGTTAGCGGCACGACGAGAGATACGAACAAAACGATTATAGAAATTTATGACAAAAGCTGCGTTTTGATCGACAGCGGCGGACTCGACGACAGCAGCGAGCTCTTTAAAAACGTCAAGGCAAAAACCCTAGCCGAAGCCAGAAGCTCGGACGCCATCATCTTTATGGTCGACGGCAAAATGATGCCTAGTGACGAGGATAAAGCCCTATACTACGCGCTTTTAAAGCTAAATTTACCGACCGCGCTCGTAATCAACAAAATAGATAGCAAAAAAGACGAGCTGCGAAGCTACGAGTTTGTAAATTTCGGCGCAAAAACGAGCTTTGCTATCTCGGTTAGCCACAACGCGGGCATCGACGAGCTAGCGGACTGGATCTATAAACAGCTAAAAGACGAAATCAGGCCCGACACGGGCGAGGATCTGGACGAGTTTTTAGAAAATTTCGGCGACGACGGCGAGGTGGTTAGGGAGATGTCAGCCCGCGAGGATTATGAACGCAAAAATATCCAAGTAGGCATCATCGGACGCGTAAACGTCGGCAAAAGCTCGCTGCTAAACGCGCTAGTAAAAGAATCTCGCGCGGTCGTGAGCGACGTAGCCGGCACGACGATAGATCCGGTAAACGAGACTTTCGTCTATGAGGATAGGATTTTTGAGTTCGTCGATACGGCGGGCATCAGAAAACGCGGCAAGATAGAAGGCATCGAAAGATACGCGCTAAACCGCACGGAATCCGCGCTAGAGCTCGCCGACATCGCGCTATTAGTACTTGATAGCTCCGAGCCGCTAACCGAGCTTGACGAGCGCATCGCAGGTCTTGCGGCTAAATTTGAGCTCGGCGTCATCATCGTGCTAAACAAATGGGACAAAAGCGAGGAAGATTTTGATAAATTTAGCCGCGAGATCAGGGATAAATTTAAATTTCTCGCCTACGCGCCGATCATCAGCGTCTCAGCTCTAGGCGGCAAAAGAGTGCATAAAATTTACCCGCTGATTTTAGAAGTTTATAAAAACTACACGCAAAAAATCCAAACCGCAAGGCTAAACGAAGCTATCGAAGAGGCGGTAAAAGCGCATCCGATACCGCGCGAAAAGGGCAAGAGCGTGAAAATTTACTACGCGGTGCAGTTTGGTTTCGCGCCGCCGAAAATCGCGCTCGTAATGAACCGTCCGCGCGCCCTGCACTTTAGCTACAAGCGCTACCTAACGAACAAACTGCGCGAGAAATTCGAGCTACCTGGCACTCCAATCGTGCTGATCCCGAAAAATCGCAGCGGCTCGGACGAGGAAAACGAGGGAAAAAGTGAGTAA
- a CDS encoding shikimate kinase: MSKNLVFIGFMGVGKGTVARHIAKKTGKLFLDTDELIESEQNLKVREIFETKGEEYFRKCEAKLAKKLAKNVKSSVIAAGGGFAKVKGLKKIGKIIYLKSSFEAILKRIDESGEAQMHYAKRPLLKDLNAAKKLFNERKKMYKSVADLIIDVEGKELEQVAKEIEVQLKSRKRTK, translated from the coding sequence GTGAGTAAAAATTTAGTTTTTATCGGCTTTATGGGCGTTGGCAAAGGCACGGTAGCTAGGCATATCGCAAAAAAAACGGGTAAGCTATTTTTAGACACCGACGAGCTGATCGAAAGCGAGCAAAATTTAAAAGTCCGAGAAATTTTCGAGACTAAGGGCGAAGAGTATTTTAGAAAATGCGAGGCAAAACTCGCTAAAAAGCTGGCCAAAAACGTAAAATCCTCGGTGATCGCGGCGGGCGGCGGCTTTGCAAAGGTTAAAGGCCTTAAAAAAATCGGAAAAATCATCTACCTAAAATCAAGTTTTGAAGCGATTTTAAAGCGAATCGACGAGAGCGGCGAAGCACAGATGCACTACGCCAAACGCCCGCTTTTAAAGGATTTAAACGCGGCTAAAAAGCTTTTTAACGAGAGAAAAAAGATGTATAAAAGTGTCGCCGATCTCATAATCGACGTCGAAGGCAAAGAGCTGGAGCAAGTCGCGAAAGAGATCGAGGTGCAACTAAAATCAAGAAAAAGGACTAAGTAA
- the trpS gene encoding tryptophan--tRNA ligase yields MRVLTGLQPSGKLHLGNYFASIKQMVEAQGQSEMFMFIANYHAMTSVADAGKLKQNTYEAASAFLSLGIDPQKNVFWVQSDVKEVLELYWILSQYTPMGLLERAHSYKDKVAKGLTSHHGLFSYPVLMAADILLYGAQVVPVGKDQIQHVEIARDIAIKFNNEHGDIFVLPEYKVDENVATVPGTDGAKMSKSYGNTIDIFAGAKELKKQISSIVTTSEPLEAPKQWQNCNVYNIAKLFLDEDGQKALQARYERGGEGHGHFKMYLNELVWDYFADAREKFDYYLNHAGEVDEILNEGAKRARAVAAPLMEKIRAATGVYR; encoded by the coding sequence TTGAGAGTACTAACGGGTTTGCAACCAAGCGGCAAACTACACCTAGGCAACTACTTCGCCTCGATCAAACAAATGGTTGAGGCACAGGGGCAAAGCGAGATGTTTATGTTTATCGCAAACTACCACGCCATGACCTCGGTCGCCGACGCAGGGAAGCTAAAACAAAACACCTATGAGGCGGCGAGCGCATTTTTGTCGCTGGGTATCGATCCGCAAAAGAACGTATTTTGGGTGCAAAGCGACGTAAAAGAGGTTTTAGAGCTCTACTGGATACTGAGTCAATACACGCCTATGGGCCTGCTTGAGCGCGCGCACAGCTACAAGGACAAGGTCGCCAAGGGTCTAACCTCGCACCACGGGCTTTTTAGTTATCCGGTTTTGATGGCGGCCGATATCCTGCTATACGGCGCGCAGGTCGTGCCCGTGGGCAAGGATCAGATCCAGCATGTCGAGATAGCGCGCGACATCGCGATCAAATTTAACAACGAGCACGGCGACATCTTCGTCCTGCCGGAGTATAAAGTCGATGAAAACGTAGCTACCGTGCCGGGCACCGACGGCGCGAAAATGAGCAAAAGCTACGGCAACACGATAGATATTTTTGCCGGCGCTAAAGAGCTAAAAAAGCAAATTTCAAGCATCGTGACGACCTCGGAGCCGCTTGAAGCGCCTAAGCAGTGGCAAAACTGCAACGTCTATAATATCGCTAAATTATTCCTGGACGAGGACGGACAAAAAGCCCTGCAAGCCAGGTATGAGCGCGGAGGCGAAGGACACGGACACTTTAAGATGTATCTAAACGAGCTGGTTTGGGACTATTTTGCAGACGCGAGAGAGAAATTTGATTATTATCTAAATCACGCGGGCGAAGTGGATGAAATTTTAAACGAGGGCGCCAAAAGAGCGCGAGCTGTCGCAGCGCCGCTGATGGAAAAAATACGCGCCGCAACGGGCGTTTATAGATAA
- the serS gene encoding serine--tRNA ligase, with translation MINLKLLDTRYDEFVKKLQGKNVKPEVLNELLTTFNELKAKRQALENFQAIQNAKSKELGIKARNGENTDELKNELNLNKTAMSDAADIVRAYEEKLENIASGVPNITDDDVPFGADEDDNVCVKTVLEPTKFDFAPKEHYELGESLGWLDFERGVKLSGSRFCVLKGMGARLSRALVNYMIDFNSARGFELVNVPFLVNSNTLYGTGQLPKFEEDLYKVQDEDLYLIPTSEVPVTNLYNDEILPVESLPIKMTCYSACFRKEAGSAGRDTRGMIRQHQFEKVELVSITTPEQSAQMLDEMVACASDLLTSLGLPHRHMLLCSGDLGFSAAKTIDLEVWLPGQNKYREISSVSNTRDFQARRAKIRYKDGKKNALAHTLNGSSLAVGRTLIAIMENYQKADGSIEIPEVLKGYI, from the coding sequence ATGATAAATCTAAAACTACTCGACACCCGCTACGACGAGTTCGTAAAAAAACTACAAGGAAAAAACGTAAAGCCCGAGGTTTTAAACGAGCTTTTAACGACGTTTAACGAGCTAAAAGCAAAGCGTCAAGCGCTAGAAAATTTCCAAGCGATCCAAAACGCTAAGAGCAAGGAGCTAGGCATAAAGGCTAGAAACGGCGAGAACACGGACGAGCTAAAAAACGAACTAAATTTAAACAAAACGGCGATGAGCGACGCCGCCGATATCGTGCGCGCATACGAGGAAAAGCTAGAAAACATCGCAAGCGGCGTGCCAAATATCACCGACGACGACGTGCCGTTTGGCGCCGACGAGGACGACAACGTTTGCGTAAAAACGGTGCTGGAACCGACTAAATTTGACTTCGCACCAAAGGAGCATTACGAGCTTGGCGAGAGCTTAGGCTGGCTTGATTTCGAGCGCGGAGTCAAGCTCTCAGGCTCGCGCTTTTGCGTGCTAAAAGGCATGGGAGCGCGCCTATCAAGGGCTTTGGTTAATTATATGATCGACTTTAACAGCGCGCGCGGTTTCGAGCTGGTCAATGTGCCGTTTTTGGTAAATTCAAACACTCTTTACGGCACGGGCCAGCTGCCTAAATTTGAAGAGGATCTTTATAAGGTTCAGGACGAGGACTTGTATCTGATACCTACCAGCGAAGTGCCGGTGACGAATCTTTATAACGACGAAATTTTACCCGTCGAGAGCTTGCCGATAAAGATGACTTGCTACTCGGCATGCTTTCGCAAAGAAGCGGGCTCCGCAGGACGCGACACGCGCGGTATGATACGCCAACATCAGTTTGAAAAGGTCGAGCTGGTATCCATCACGACTCCCGAGCAAAGCGCGCAGATGCTAGACGAGATGGTCGCGTGCGCCAGCGACTTGCTAACGAGCCTTGGGCTGCCGCACCGCCACATGCTGCTTTGCAGCGGGGATCTGGGCTTTAGCGCGGCAAAGACGATAGACCTCGAGGTTTGGCTACCCGGACAAAATAAATACCGCGAGATAAGCTCGGTATCAAATACCCGCGATTTCCAAGCTCGCCGCGCAAAAATCCGCTACAAAGACGGTAAGAAAAATGCGCTAGCGCACACGCTAAACGGCTCAAGCCTAGCCGTAGGCAGGACTCTCATAGCGATAATGGAAAACTACCAAAAAGCGGACGGCAGCATCGAGATCCCGGAAGTCCTTAAAGGGTACATTTAG
- a CDS encoding tetratricopeptide repeat protein has translation MAQDDENVVILEEAEFEQDEETAPLEEQDSGDSEYMVSLDELEPVAPEQPAEVQEVGKKSKKKLFVIGGAAGVLALILTVVLFLVFKSDKKPPIDERQIVKDIEEHYESQKFGSSKIDDMIAKANLLYEKGNKFEALKIYENIAIYNQSLSSYNLGVSQMRQGKFKEALESFKKAIANDENVAVSAINAAVSSLELKNEQNFNYYINLANSFLYKEADSPLYNYYYALINYYKGQYIEALAALAHAENGYYKDRHDYLAAKILSFIGDDAEAIKKLEAQKEFDADLALGMLYARLGQYDKARNRLNLALNKGGDSNKINAMIAIINLKDGKFEAATNEIKAVFHEDSLFLGVNFPIKTILKPELFDVNLAQAHFRNDLFFDKTKRYETLFYFAPYKVFDPGQTINYIRKGGVSLFLDDASAAGNYLNASGALSKVNLELSLAIANALNYKLKQANAQFASLISLYPEHSVLHYDLALSYAQLGNFSMAAKHFITSYHLDPTNHLAGVLGAIANDINAVDNAKLLQEISENLGHDANSKDAPVSYALIALIGNNSGALVRWLEEEKEETALNLAFDAIIAKMTDQSGEFIKKAQILKAKLPDDIVANILNFIANFKDEGIKKYVEQIQIYFHDKRLNDAAFYHGANIIKEQYIKLLQISGLLNYEREKIKTLLKRDANNADLLQTLAYIDIFTNDFEESYRIYNRIIDEFKINDAGTLFLAAVAAIGSNHPQNATALLELSKLTDPNAMESRIALGHLYQEIDNIEAATIQYGMIKDPNFKSKFVDFMIDYTKEKK, from the coding sequence GTGGCGCAAGACGACGAAAACGTAGTAATCCTGGAAGAAGCCGAGTTCGAGCAGGACGAGGAAACGGCCCCGCTAGAGGAACAAGATAGTGGCGATAGCGAGTATATGGTCTCGCTTGACGAGCTAGAGCCCGTAGCTCCCGAGCAGCCCGCCGAGGTGCAAGAAGTCGGTAAAAAAAGCAAAAAAAAGCTTTTTGTCATCGGCGGGGCGGCGGGCGTTTTAGCGCTCATCTTAACGGTAGTTTTGTTTTTGGTTTTTAAAAGCGATAAAAAGCCGCCCATAGACGAAAGACAGATCGTAAAAGATATCGAGGAGCACTACGAATCGCAAAAATTCGGCAGTTCAAAGATCGACGATATGATCGCCAAGGCAAATTTGCTCTACGAAAAAGGCAATAAATTTGAAGCGTTGAAAATCTACGAAAATATCGCTATCTACAACCAAAGCCTATCGAGTTACAACCTAGGCGTCTCGCAGATGAGACAGGGCAAATTTAAAGAAGCGCTGGAAAGCTTTAAAAAAGCTATCGCAAACGACGAGAACGTCGCCGTTAGCGCCATAAACGCCGCAGTTAGCTCGCTGGAGCTAAAAAACGAGCAAAATTTTAACTACTACATAAATCTCGCAAACTCGTTTTTATACAAGGAGGCGGACTCCCCGCTATACAACTACTACTACGCGCTCATAAACTACTACAAAGGCCAATACATCGAGGCTCTAGCGGCTTTAGCGCATGCAGAAAACGGCTACTACAAAGACCGCCATGATTACCTCGCGGCTAAAATTTTAAGCTTCATCGGCGATGATGCCGAGGCGATAAAAAAGCTCGAAGCCCAAAAAGAATTCGACGCCGATCTCGCTCTTGGTATGCTATATGCGAGACTGGGGCAATATGACAAAGCTAGAAATAGGCTAAATTTGGCGTTAAACAAGGGCGGCGACTCAAATAAAATCAACGCAATGATAGCGATCATAAATCTAAAAGACGGCAAATTTGAGGCTGCGACCAACGAAATAAAGGCCGTCTTTCACGAGGATTCGCTGTTTTTAGGCGTAAATTTCCCGATAAAAACCATACTAAAGCCTGAGCTTTTTGATGTAAATTTAGCTCAAGCACACTTTAGAAACGACCTGTTTTTCGACAAAACCAAGCGCTATGAGACGCTATTTTACTTCGCGCCCTACAAGGTCTTTGACCCCGGCCAAACGATAAACTACATAAGAAAAGGCGGAGTGAGCCTATTTTTAGACGACGCAAGCGCGGCCGGCAACTACCTAAACGCTAGCGGCGCGCTCTCGAAGGTAAATTTAGAGCTCTCCTTGGCCATAGCAAACGCCCTAAACTACAAGCTAAAGCAGGCTAACGCGCAGTTTGCCTCGCTTATCTCGCTCTATCCCGAGCACTCGGTTTTGCACTACGATCTAGCGCTTAGTTATGCGCAGCTGGGCAACTTTAGCATGGCGGCAAAGCACTTTATAACAAGTTACCACCTAGACCCGACAAATCACCTAGCAGGCGTGCTGGGCGCTATCGCAAACGACATAAATGCTGTGGATAACGCCAAACTGCTGCAAGAAATCTCAGAAAATCTAGGCCACGACGCCAACTCAAAAGACGCTCCCGTTAGCTATGCGTTAATAGCGCTGATAGGTAACAACAGCGGCGCTCTGGTGCGCTGGCTGGAGGAAGAAAAAGAAGAGACCGCGCTAAATTTAGCCTTTGACGCGATAATCGCAAAGATGACCGATCAAAGCGGCGAATTTATCAAAAAAGCGCAAATTTTAAAAGCAAAGTTGCCCGATGATATCGTGGCCAATATTTTGAATTTTATCGCGAATTTTAAGGATGAGGGCATCAAAAAATACGTCGAGCAGATCCAAATTTACTTCCATGACAAGCGACTAAACGATGCGGCGTTTTACCACGGCGCAAACATCATCAAAGAGCAATACATCAAGCTTTTGCAAATCTCGGGCCTACTAAACTACGAGCGCGAAAAGATAAAAACTCTGCTAAAACGAGATGCGAACAACGCCGATTTGCTCCAAACGCTAGCCTATATCGACATTTTCACGAACGACTTTGAGGAGAGCTACAGGATATATAACCGCATAATCGACGAATTTAAGATAAACGACGCGGGCACGCTGTTTCTAGCCGCCGTGGCCGCCATCGGCTCAAATCATCCGCAAAACGCCACGGCGCTTTTGGAGCTATCTAAGCTCACCGATCCAAACGCGATGGAAAGTCGCATCGCGCTCGGGCATCTGTATCAAGAGATCGATAATATCGAAGCCGCGACGATACAATACGGAATGATAAAAGACCCGAACTTTAAAAGTAAATTCGTAGATTTTATGATTGATTACACTAAGGAGAAGAAGTAA